One stretch of Zingiber officinale cultivar Zhangliang chromosome 6B, Zo_v1.1, whole genome shotgun sequence DNA includes these proteins:
- the LOC121988366 gene encoding probable serine/threonine-protein kinase PBL7: MKCFSCLTLRRHRRTRKRPVEQQRPFDSGEFETAAAFSPDGAKTLAQGFTLRELAAATRNFKLANLVGEGGFGKVFKGRLESSQVVAIKQLKRGGSQGTQEFLVECLMLTMVHHPNLVNLIGYCAEGEERLLVYEYMPHGSLERHLFDLSPNKEPLDWNTRIKIALGAAKGVTYLHNVVSPPVIYRDLKSANILLDSEYNPKLSDFGLAKLGPVGDKTHVSTRVMGTFGYCAPDYAMSGKLTVKSDVYSFGVVLLELMTGRRAFDDTKSVGEQNLITWSRPFLKDKRRFTQLADPILQGSYPLRPFYQLAVTTSMCLHDQPHMRPSMHEVSIALDHVASQPFVPSSDHKI; this comes from the exons ATGAAATGCTTTTCTTGCCTCACCCTCAGACGCCATCGGAGGACTCGGAAGCGGCCCGTGGAGCAGCAGCGCCCATTCGATTCCGGCG AGTTTGAGACCGCGGCGGCGTTTTCTCCCGATGGGGCGAAGACCTTGGCGCAGGGGTTTACCCTGCGGGAACTCGCCGCCGCCACCCGAAACTTCAAGCTGGCTAATTTGGTAGGAGAAGGTGGGTTCGGAAAGGTGTTCAAGGGGCGATTGGAATCTAGCCAG GTTGTGGCAATTAAGCAGCTCAAAAGGGGAGGATCTCAGGGTACTCAAGAGTTCCTTGTCGAGTGCTTGATGCTGACAATGGTCCACCATCCCAATCTCGTCAACCTGATTGGATACTGTGCTgaaggagaggagaggctctTGGTTTATGAGTATATGCCGCATGGTAGCTTGGAGCGGCACTTATTTG ATCTGTCTCCCAATAAGGAACCACTTGATTGGAATACCAGAATAAAGATAGCTCTTGGTGCTGCAAAAGGGGTCACATATTTGCATAATGTTGTTAGCCCCCCTGTCATTTACCGTGACCTAAAATCGGCTAACATACTCTTAGACAGTGAGTACAACCCTAAGCTTTCTGACTTTGGACTAGCAAAGCTTGGGCCTGTCGGTGACAAGACTCATGTTTCAACAAGGGTGATGGGGACGTTTGGCTATTGTGCTCCAGATTATGCAATGAGTGGCAAATTAACTGTTAAATCTGATGTTTATAGCTTCGGTGTGGTTCTATTGGAACTGATGACTGGAAGAAGGGCTTTCGATGATACTAAGAGCGTAGGGGAGCAGAATTTGATTACATGG TCGCGTCCTTTCCTCAAGGACAAGAGGAGGTTCACCCAATTGGCAGATCCCATTCTGCAAGGAAGCTACCCTCTGCGCCCCTTCTACCAGCTCGCTGTAACCACTTCAATGTGCCTACATGATCAGCCCCACATGCGCCCTTCGATGCATGAAGTATCGATAGCCTTGGACCATGTGGCCTCTCAACCATTCGTTCCGAGCAGTGACCACAAGATCTAA
- the LOC121988367 gene encoding probable protein phosphatase 2C 60, which yields MLTKLINLFKACWQQSNLYARSGSDVVGRQDGLLWYKDSGQHVYGEFSMAVVQANNLLEDQCQLESGPLSSLELGPYGTFVGVYDGHGGPETSRYVNDHLFQNLKRFVTEQESMSIDVIRKAYQATEEGFISLVTKQWPVKPQIAAVGSCCLVGVICGGTLYIANLGDSRVVLGRGVKATGEVLAVQLSAEHNVAIESVRRELQSMRPDDKHIVVLKHNVWRVKGLIQVSRSIGDVYLKKSEFNREPLHAKFRLREPFKKPILSAEPTITVEPLQPQDQFLIFASDGLWEHFSNQEAVDIVQSNTRSGSARRLVKAALQEAAKKREMRYSDLKKIDRGVRRHFHDDITVIVVFLDSNLVSRADSLRGPSLSVRGGGINVRANSLSPMYNTN from the exons ATGTTAACAAAATTGATAAACCTATTTAAGGCCTGCTGGCAGCAATCAAACTTATATGCCCGCTCAGGTTCTGATGTGGTTGGTCGACAGGATGGGCTTCTATGGTACAAGGACAGTGGGCAGCATGTTTATGGTGAGTTTTCAATGGCGGTTGTACAGGCAAATAACTTGCTTGAGGATCAGTGCCAGCTTGAGTCAGGACCTCTAAGTTCGCTTGAATTGGGGCCATATGGGACTTTTGTTGGGGTTTATGACGGGCATGGTGGTCCAGAAACTTCTCGTTATGTCAATGATCATCTATTTCAGAACCTGAAGA GATTTGTGACAGAGCAGGAGTCCATGTCCATTGATGTAATAAGGAAGGCATACCAAGCAACAGAAGAGGGGTTTATTTCCTTGGTGACCAAACAATGGCCTGTGAAGCCTCAGATTGCAGCTGTTGGCTCATGCTGTCTAGTTGGGGTAATCTGCGGTGGTACACTCTATATAGCTAATCTTGGTGACTCCCGTGTTGTTCTAGGAAGAGGTGTGAAAGCAACTGGAGAAGTTTTGGCTGTGCAATTATCAGCAGAACACAATGTAGCAATTGAATCTGTGAGGCGGGAGCTGCAGTCAATGCGTCCTGATGATAAACATATTGTTGTTTTGAAGCATAATGTGTGGCGTGTCAAGGGCCTAATCCAG GTTTCCAGGTCAATTGGTGATGTGTACCTAAAAAAGTCTGAATTCAATCGGGAACCATTGCATGCAAAATTCAGACTCCGGGAGCCATTTAAGAAACCTATATTAAGTGCAGAACCAACAATTACTGTGGAACCACTGCAACCTCAAGATCAGTTCCTTATATTTGCATCTGATGGGCTTTGGGAGCATTTCAGCAATCAAGAGGCTGTTGACATTGTTCAAAGCAACACTCGCAGT GGAAGTGCACGAAGACTTGTCAAAGCTGCACTACAAGAAGCAGCGAAAAAACGTGAGATGAGGTACTCTGATCTCAAAAAGATCGACCGTGGAGTTCGTCGGCATTTTCATGACGACATTACTGTAATAGTTGTGTTCCTCGACTCGAATCTTGTTAGCAGAGCTGACTCACTCAGGGGCCCCTCCCTGTCTGTAAGAGGGGGAGGCATCAATGTCCGAGCAAATTCTCTCTCGCCTATGTACAATACAAACTGA
- the LOC121988368 gene encoding seipin-2-like produces MESREPHDGEAKEKEDEEEQEQKDDEVLGEEEEELGFFDAVEFLPAPHEEPPPDSPSLPPLESTSALSSPSPSDAPSLLRRRRRTLSASSDQIVGSPSDPRRNILPASEGPEIDLGSSSIPPGQLVDRGDGRPETSNLDRERGVTAVGDGTRRRLGFLGLVAEAVIMAVFYFVALLTGLFILPIRLFRTAYRIVTEPFHVLRRGRDAVRLRCYRFFRGLFDRVHPWVLGNRIGPQQAWNWLVRLAKGCFWSLYVCIVLSSLVATSSLAAFLIVLNVVEAPIRMTEELNFDYALPRPQALVPITALDGCLVSDDKIDDLEVLRLVPPKHKLQLAILLTLPESDYNKKLGIFQVRVELLTPDGNVSSSSWRPCVLHFKSFQFHLLEMFLKSVFMLTGYSSESQVLMVQMDGLTEGRKPTVCIRVTLEQRAGYGAGAGIPEIYSAHMKLESELPLVKRIIWNWKITLFIWTTMALFNLQLLTLLLCCRPILFPRVRRVDLPVTHPPSGGNGHPPSAAI; encoded by the exons ATGGAGTCGCGCGAGCCGCACGACGGAGAAgcgaaggagaaggaagatgaggaagagCAGGAGCAGAAGGACGATGAAGtcctaggagaagaggaggaggagctcGGTTTCTTTGATGCCGTCGAGTTCCTCCCGGCGCCCCACGAGGAACCTCCCCCTGACTCCCCTTCCCTTCCACCTCTTGAATCTACTTCCGCACTCTCCTCGCCATCTCCTTCCGATGCACCCTCCCTCCTCCGCCGACGCCGCCGCACTCTTTCCGCATCGAGCGATCAGATCGTGGGCTCCCCCTCCGATCCGCGACGGAACATCCTTCCCGCATCCGAAGGCCCGGAAATCGATTTGGGTTCTTCCTCGATTCCTCCGGGCCAGCTTGTTGATCGAGGGGATGGGCGACCGGAAACCTCAAATCTTGACCGCGAAAGAGGCGTTACCGCAGTCGGCGACGGAACCCGCCGGCGACTGGGATTCTTGGGATTGGTGGCCGAAGCTGTAATTATGGCTGTATTCTATTTCGTCGCTCTGCTAACTGGCCTCTTCATATTACCCATTAGGTTATTTCGCACCGCTTACCGTATCGTCACGGAACCTTTTCACGTTCTTCGCAGAGGGAGGGACGCGGTGAGGTTGAGATGCTATCGATTTTTCAGAGGCTTGTTCGATAGGGTTCACCCTTGGGTACTTGGGAACCGTATTGGACCGCAGCAAGCTTGGAATTGGCTGGTGAGGCTGGCAAAAGGGTGCTTCTGGTCTCTGTACGTCTGCATCGTTCTGTCTTCTCTTGTTGCAACCTCTTCCTTGGCGGCATTTCTGATCGTGCTTAACGTAGTGGAAGCGCCCATACGGATGACTGAGGAACTGAATTTTGATTACGCCTTGCCCAGACCCCAAGCTCTTGTGCCGATAACTGCATTGGATGGTTGTTTGGTTTCTGATGACAAGATTGATGATCTTGAAGTTTTACGGCTGGTGCCTCCGAAGCACAAATTGCAGCTGGCCATTTTATTGACTTTACCAGAGTCAGATTACAACAAGAAACTTGGGATCTTCCAG GTCAGGGTGGAATTATTGACTCCAGATGGCAATGTCTCATCTAGCTCATGGCGTCCATGTGTGCTCCACTTCAAGAGCTTTCAGTTTCACTTATTAGAGATGTTCCTCAAATCTGTGTTTATGTTAACTGGCTATTCTTCCGAGTCACAAGTTCTTATGGTACAAATGGATGGACTTACTGAAGGAAGAAAACCAACAGTATGCATTAGGGTGACTCTAGAACAGAGGGCAGGATATGGGGCTGGTGCCGGTATTCCCGAAATTTATTCTGCACATATGAAACTTGAATCCGAGCTTCCTCTGGTCAAGAGGATTATCTGGAACTGGAAGATAACTTTGTTCATCTGGACGACTATGGCATTGTTCAACCTGCAGCTCCTTACCCTACTTTTATGTTGCAGACCCATTCTATTTCCTAGAGTAAGGAGGGTTGATTTGCCAGTGACTCATCCACCATCTGGAGGTAACGGCCATCCACCATCGGCAGCAATATAG